A genomic segment from Lutibacter sp. A80 encodes:
- a CDS encoding alpha/beta hydrolase fold domain-containing protein encodes MKTALLSLFVVLCNCKQPKKDQIKKTYTVLGLGDSITEGKGEKQSYLFPLWEKLFSAGYRTEFIGPNVHKCRIGSIMNAGYSGRNVEYLNAHIDSLYRKYPADIVLLHAGHNHFAEEHPISGIIAMHKSIIAKITAINPEVKILISQVIQSGKLPKYSYIPELNEKIAQMVEQLSNEGYPLTLVNQAEGFNWKEDCLPDKVHPNIKGAKKMANKWFDALATVLEKPLQSFNPEEVVYKKIDSIELKLHIFNSFPLDTEKKKACIVYFFGGAWKVGSPLQFYRECAYFASKGMVAISVDYRIKQVHGTSAFESVSDAKSAIRWIRENAGEYNIDTSRIVAAGASAGGHLAAATGTLSQFDEMGEDLSVSSKPNLLLLYYPVVDNGPGGYGSKEMKQRCEEISPIYNIDSETPPTLMIVGTKDPLLSVKQAELYQEKMTNAGSFCELKLYKNASHPIFYYRKGVSDYYYKILKDSELFLKKYSFL; translated from the coding sequence ATGAAAACAGCTTTATTGTCACTATTTGTAGTATTATGTAACTGCAAACAACCTAAAAAGGACCAAATCAAAAAAACGTATACTGTCCTAGGATTAGGAGATTCCATTACGGAAGGGAAGGGTGAAAAACAAAGTTACCTTTTTCCTCTTTGGGAGAAACTTTTTTCGGCAGGTTATAGGACTGAGTTTATAGGCCCTAATGTGCACAAGTGTCGAATAGGAAGCATTATGAATGCCGGATATAGTGGGAGAAATGTAGAATACTTGAATGCACATATTGATAGTCTATATAGAAAGTATCCTGCTGATATTGTTTTATTACATGCTGGGCATAATCACTTTGCAGAAGAGCATCCTATTTCTGGTATAATTGCCATGCATAAATCAATCATTGCAAAAATTACAGCCATTAACCCTGAAGTGAAAATTTTGATATCACAAGTTATTCAAAGTGGTAAGTTGCCTAAATATTCCTATATACCAGAACTAAATGAGAAAATAGCACAGATGGTAGAACAGCTTTCTAATGAAGGTTATCCACTAACCTTGGTTAATCAGGCAGAAGGATTTAATTGGAAAGAAGACTGCCTACCCGATAAAGTACATCCAAACATAAAGGGGGCAAAAAAAATGGCCAATAAGTGGTTCGATGCACTTGCAACTGTTTTAGAAAAACCTTTACAATCATTCAATCCAGAAGAAGTGGTTTATAAGAAAATAGATTCAATTGAATTAAAACTCCATATTTTTAACTCATTTCCATTAGATACAGAAAAGAAGAAGGCATGTATTGTTTATTTCTTTGGTGGTGCATGGAAAGTGGGATCACCTCTTCAGTTCTATAGAGAATGCGCTTACTTTGCATCAAAAGGGATGGTTGCCATTAGTGTAGATTATAGAATAAAACAGGTGCATGGTACAAGCGCTTTTGAAAGTGTTAGTGATGCTAAATCTGCTATTCGATGGATAAGGGAAAATGCAGGTGAATACAATATTGATACCAGTAGGATTGTTGCAGCTGGTGCCTCTGCTGGGGGGCATTTAGCAGCAGCAACGGGAACTCTTAGTCAGTTTGATGAAATGGGTGAAGATCTTTCTGTTAGTTCAAAACCCAACCTTTTATTACTTTATTATCCTGTTGTTGATAACGGACCTGGTGGTTATGGATCTAAAGAGATGAAGCAGAGGTGTGAAGAAATTTCACCTATTTATAATATTGACTCGGAAACTCCACCAACTTTAATGATAGTAGGTACTAAGGACCCTTTGCTTTCTGTTAAGCAAGCTGAGTTATATCAAGAAAAGATGACAAATGCAGGAAGTTTTTGTGAGTTGAAATTATATAAGAACGCTAGCCATCCAATATTTTATTATCGCAAAGGAGTATCAGATTATTACTACAAGATTTTAAAGGATTCTGAGTTATTTTTAAAAAAATATTCATTTTTATAA
- a CDS encoding sialate O-acetylesterase — MTKKGLSILMFISDNNTLHKQLKKLFFNSYLILKTKLNYILINSKSYKAVNRICGFVILLWFISIDVYGLNFKANSNSVMKVFDYTAVLNDGIYNEDEMNATFATANITIQNQTFNGVQKDLVINGVTLADSITPVSGSVYRLKNVKNDFFLRGLNTTSNSSGNNAYITFYKSRPTWSTQKWIITKYSNQLNKYEIKNQYSGRALRGFDPNSVETAQKGSRVTVFDPEIRSDMIWEFIPVEGLENTYHIKNNYSGLYLSANTTRGDYAIQTLYTDDEDICWELVPCLNSFESDFLPDVQNLQLSSIFRDSMVVQQNDSIAFFGKAVPSQQVIVETSWGTETSAIANGEGYWKMKILTPAASFDPQIIQVSTNTDTVVFKDVLVGEVWLCSGQSNMLFELKSDDNGESEIMNANNVSLRLFHILPNSYPEPKENIENTQWLSCSTTSLESFSAVAYYFGKSLSEALSDTPIGIISAAFGGASAESFISKEAMLSKNYLAEHYHNYIASVESKVPTACYNAMIHPLIPYTIKGIIWYQGEANCVRASHYYEALETMITSRRLEFESVDLPFYIVQLPPFNYNMKQQEFDDKFSAATVREAQLKISENVESTGIVVTSDVGNVNDIHPSNKRPIGERLAKLALYKSYGQKDKVFSGPRYKSHTIKGDVIRLKFDFVDNGIKDVGEEELKWFAIAGSDKKFYKGHAIIDGRDILVSSSYVKNPISVRFAWYNTAVPNFFNVEGLPASPFKLDNWNIITYDTGINTWSLLPN; from the coding sequence ATGACTAAAAAAGGACTGAGTATTTTAATGTTCATTTCAGATAATAACACCTTACACAAGCAATTGAAGAAATTATTTTTTAATTCATATTTAATATTGAAAACAAAATTGAACTACATTTTAATTAACTCCAAGAGTTATAAAGCCGTGAATAGAATTTGTGGTTTTGTGATTCTTTTATGGTTCATATCCATAGATGTCTATGGTCTTAATTTTAAGGCAAATAGCAATAGTGTAATGAAAGTATTCGACTATACTGCTGTTTTGAATGATGGTATTTATAATGAGGATGAAATGAATGCTACGTTTGCTACTGCTAATATCACCATCCAAAACCAGACGTTTAATGGTGTTCAAAAAGATTTAGTCATTAATGGAGTTACATTAGCTGATTCCATAACACCTGTAAGTGGTTCAGTATATAGATTGAAAAATGTTAAAAATGATTTTTTTCTTAGGGGCCTTAATACTACATCTAATAGTTCAGGGAATAATGCATACATAACATTTTATAAAAGTAGACCTACTTGGTCGACACAAAAATGGATAATCACCAAATATAGTAATCAGCTCAATAAGTATGAGATTAAAAATCAATATAGTGGGAGAGCATTAAGAGGTTTTGATCCTAATAGTGTGGAGACAGCTCAGAAGGGTTCTAGGGTTACTGTTTTTGATCCTGAAATACGCTCGGACATGATATGGGAATTCATTCCTGTTGAAGGACTGGAAAATACTTATCACATTAAGAATAATTACTCAGGTTTGTATTTAAGTGCGAACACTACTAGAGGTGACTATGCTATCCAAACTTTATACACTGATGATGAAGATATATGCTGGGAGCTTGTTCCTTGCCTTAACTCATTTGAAAGTGATTTTTTGCCAGATGTTCAGAATCTTCAATTATCTAGTATCTTTAGAGATAGTATGGTGGTACAACAAAATGACAGCATTGCTTTTTTTGGAAAGGCTGTACCTAGCCAACAAGTTATTGTAGAAACTTCCTGGGGTACAGAAACTAGTGCTATTGCAAATGGAGAAGGATATTGGAAAATGAAAATTCTTACACCAGCTGCTTCTTTTGACCCGCAAATTATACAGGTTAGTACAAACACTGATACTGTAGTATTTAAGGATGTATTAGTAGGAGAAGTCTGGTTATGCTCTGGGCAATCTAACATGCTATTCGAGTTAAAATCTGATGATAATGGGGAGTCAGAAATAATGAATGCTAATAATGTCTCATTACGCTTATTTCATATACTTCCAAATTCTTATCCAGAACCCAAAGAGAATATCGAGAATACCCAATGGTTATCTTGTTCTACTACTAGCCTAGAAAGTTTTTCTGCAGTAGCTTATTATTTTGGTAAGTCGTTAAGCGAAGCTCTCTCCGATACTCCAATTGGAATAATCAGTGCAGCGTTTGGAGGTGCCAGTGCGGAATCATTTATTAGTAAAGAAGCAATGCTATCTAAAAACTATCTAGCCGAACATTATCACAATTATATTGCTTCCGTTGAATCAAAGGTTCCAACAGCCTGTTATAATGCAATGATACATCCATTAATACCATATACTATAAAAGGAATAATATGGTACCAAGGTGAAGCAAATTGTGTGAGGGCAAGTCACTATTATGAAGCATTGGAAACAATGATAACTTCTCGTAGACTCGAGTTTGAAAGTGTTGATTTGCCTTTTTATATAGTACAGTTACCACCTTTCAACTACAATATGAAGCAGCAAGAATTTGATGATAAGTTCAGTGCGGCCACGGTTAGAGAGGCACAATTAAAAATTTCAGAAAATGTTGAAAGTACGGGAATTGTAGTTACTTCTGACGTGGGAAATGTTAATGATATTCATCCTAGTAATAAAAGACCTATAGGAGAAAGACTTGCTAAATTGGCTCTTTATAAAAGTTACGGGCAAAAAGATAAGGTGTTTTCCGGACCTAGGTATAAAAGTCATACTATAAAGGGGGATGTTATCCGGTTAAAATTTGATTTTGTTGACAATGGAATAAAAGATGTAGGTGAAGAAGAGCTAAAATGGTTTGCCATTGCAGGCAGTGATAAAAAATTCTATAAAGGACATGCAATTATTGATGGTAGAGATATTTTGGTAAGTTCTTCATATGTGAAGAACCCTATATCAGTAAGATTTGCTTGGTATAATACAGCTGTACCTAACTTTTTTAATGTTGAAGGATTACCCGCATCTCCATTTAAATTAGACAACTGGAATATAATAACATATGATACTGGGATTAATACATGGAGTTTACTTCCTAATTAA
- a CDS encoding family 43 glycosylhydrolase — protein sequence MKFKVFVMILLGVCMMQTVAQNTNGQQIESGKVWLDSKGERINAHGGCVLFHNGIYYWYGEHKEEGLSEKEHADAGIHCYASKNLVDWHDQGMVLPLTKKDSLSDLAFDSNQDRPKVVYNKKTKNFVLFFKLYIREQGTKTAFVGVAVSQSPSGPFQYIHKFLGGNSPNGTGDFAMFQDENDELYHITVKKPNKELVIGKMREDYLLPEGKYELCKGITKHTEAPALFKKDGVYHMLASGSTGWSPNPARYFTSKSLYGPWEYKGNPCLGKNPNNKLGPEKTFGGQSTFVIPYEGKEDSFIAFFDINKPEHPYDSLYIWLPIDFANDKMTIRWIDSWALDYFE from the coding sequence ATGAAATTTAAAGTATTTGTAATGATTTTATTAGGTGTATGTATGATGCAAACTGTTGCTCAAAATACAAATGGCCAACAAATAGAATCAGGAAAAGTATGGCTTGATAGTAAAGGTGAAAGAATAAATGCACACGGAGGATGTGTTTTGTTTCATAACGGTATTTACTACTGGTATGGTGAACATAAAGAGGAAGGGCTTTCAGAAAAAGAGCATGCTGACGCAGGAATTCATTGTTATGCATCTAAAAATCTTGTCGATTGGCACGACCAAGGTATGGTATTGCCTTTAACCAAAAAAGATAGTTTAAGTGATTTAGCATTCGATAGTAATCAAGACCGGCCAAAGGTTGTCTACAACAAAAAGACTAAAAATTTTGTTTTGTTTTTTAAGCTTTATATAAGAGAGCAAGGTACTAAAACTGCTTTTGTAGGTGTAGCTGTTTCTCAGAGTCCATCGGGTCCATTCCAATACATTCATAAATTTCTAGGAGGTAACTCCCCTAATGGAACAGGTGATTTTGCTATGTTTCAAGATGAGAATGATGAGTTGTACCATATAACAGTTAAAAAACCAAATAAGGAATTGGTAATTGGTAAAATGCGAGAGGATTATTTACTACCCGAAGGCAAATATGAATTGTGTAAAGGAATTACCAAACATACAGAGGCCCCTGCTTTATTTAAAAAAGATGGCGTATATCATATGTTGGCATCAGGCAGCACGGGGTGGTCCCCAAACCCTGCTAGATATTTTACAAGTAAATCGTTATATGGCCCATGGGAGTATAAAGGAAATCCCTGTTTAGGGAAAAATCCTAATAATAAATTAGGTCCCGAAAAAACTTTTGGAGGGCAATCTACTTTTGTTATACCATATGAAGGAAAAGAGGATTCTTTTATAGCATTTTTCGATATTAATAAGCCAGAACATCCTTATGATAGTCTGTATATATGGTTGCCAATTGATTTTGCAAATGACAAAATGACCATTAGGTGGATTGATTCATGGGCTTTAGATTATTTTGAATAG
- a CDS encoding family 43 glycosylhydrolase: protein MNLIKLILESFLLVLFGSQFLIAQQIQTEIKPAQQWLDINGKGINAHGGGVIFHQGVYYWYGEHKLEGKSEAEFADGGIHCYSSTDLTNWKDEGLVLSVDYKDEKHDLAYGCILERPKVVYNAKNKEFVAYFKLYLKGVGYDSNYVGVAVANKPLGPFVYHHKFRGGGSPKGSGDFSMFKDDEKTLYHLAVRKPDKAFVIGKLDADYYYPDGEYQVAEGVKVHTEAPAVIKRNGIYHMLGSGSKGWNPNPARYHTTNDLLGTWTYHGNPCYGFNAVDSLGVDKTFGGQSSCIIPIQGIEDAYIAMFDIWRPEKPITGRYFWLPIKFSNEKMSIFWRDSWKPSDLGN, encoded by the coding sequence ATGAATTTAATAAAATTAATTTTAGAAAGTTTTTTATTAGTATTGTTTGGTAGTCAATTTTTAATAGCACAACAAATTCAAACAGAAATTAAACCAGCGCAACAATGGTTAGATATCAACGGAAAAGGTATTAATGCTCATGGTGGCGGTGTTATTTTTCATCAAGGTGTTTATTATTGGTATGGAGAGCATAAACTGGAAGGTAAATCGGAAGCTGAATTTGCTGATGGAGGTATACATTGTTATTCTTCTACAGACTTAACAAACTGGAAAGACGAGGGGCTTGTTTTAAGTGTAGACTATAAAGATGAAAAACACGATCTTGCTTATGGATGCATTTTAGAAAGACCTAAAGTGGTTTACAATGCTAAAAATAAAGAGTTTGTAGCTTACTTTAAATTGTATTTAAAAGGTGTTGGGTATGATAGTAATTATGTTGGTGTAGCGGTTGCTAATAAACCATTAGGTCCATTTGTTTATCATCATAAATTTAGAGGAGGTGGATCCCCTAAAGGTTCTGGAGACTTCTCTATGTTTAAAGATGATGAAAAGACTCTTTATCATTTAGCAGTACGTAAACCTGATAAGGCATTTGTTATTGGGAAGTTAGATGCCGATTATTATTACCCTGACGGTGAATATCAGGTAGCTGAGGGTGTTAAGGTACATACTGAGGCGCCAGCTGTTATCAAAAGAAATGGGATATATCATATGTTAGGGTCTGGTTCAAAAGGATGGAATCCTAATCCAGCTCGTTACCATACAACAAATGATTTATTGGGAACATGGACTTATCATGGAAATCCTTGTTATGGTTTTAACGCTGTTGATAGTCTTGGTGTTGATAAAACTTTTGGTGGACAATCATCTTGCATTATTCCTATTCAAGGAATAGAAGATGCTTATATAGCTATGTTCGATATTTGGAGACCAGAAAAACCAATAACAGGTCGATATTTTTGGCTTCCTATTAAGTTTTCTAACGAGAAAATGTCAATATTTTGGCGAGATAGTTGGAAACCATCAGATTTAGGTAATTAG
- a CDS encoding arylsulfatase, which yields MKTKINFVVLLFFALLPTIMFGQSKKPNIIIILADDMGFSDLGCMGSEIETPNLDKMAKEGMLFTNFYNTSRCCPSRTSLLTGQYQWDAGMGSMDYTKSNLPEYQGYINKKSVTIAEVLKENGYDTFMAGKWHVGDKERDMWPDRRGFNQFYGMPKGGGLYFYPSKFYERPVFWNGDQVHPDSNWYSTDAFTDYSIDFIKEKRKKEKPFFMYLAYVAPHFPLQAKKEDIEKYKDTYKEGYDVIRKARFKKQQEIGLFPENSKIAAPVYPDWESVKNKDDEALKMAVYAAVVDRLDQNIGRLMQSLKEEGIADNTVVFFLSDNGAEQTGWNKTPEAEMGSRDSNMAYGFWYNVSNTPYRLGKSQEHEGGIITPLVMHWPEGIKNKGIRISETAHINDLMPTCLELAGAKYPIKFKEVELDPLDGKSILPLLKGELQDKNRFYFWEHIGNKAVRKGNWKLVALHKKKWELYNLENDPFEINNLINSKPKKAEALLLAYKKWSKKHGVQPWPLDK from the coding sequence ATGAAAACAAAGATAAATTTTGTCGTTTTACTTTTTTTTGCACTACTACCAACCATAATGTTTGGTCAATCTAAAAAACCGAACATCATTATTATATTAGCTGATGATATGGGATTTTCTGATTTAGGTTGTATGGGATCTGAAATAGAAACACCTAATCTAGATAAAATGGCAAAGGAAGGGATGCTTTTTACTAACTTTTATAATACATCTAGATGTTGTCCATCTCGTACAAGTTTGCTTACCGGCCAATATCAATGGGATGCAGGAATGGGGTCTATGGATTATACTAAAAGTAATTTGCCTGAATATCAGGGGTACATCAATAAAAAATCGGTAACAATTGCAGAGGTTTTAAAAGAAAATGGTTACGATACTTTTATGGCGGGTAAATGGCATGTAGGTGATAAAGAACGAGATATGTGGCCAGATCGCCGTGGATTTAATCAATTTTATGGAATGCCAAAGGGAGGTGGACTTTATTTTTATCCATCTAAATTTTATGAGCGCCCTGTTTTTTGGAATGGAGATCAAGTGCACCCAGATTCTAATTGGTATTCAACGGATGCTTTTACAGATTATTCAATAGATTTTATAAAGGAAAAAAGAAAAAAGGAGAAACCATTTTTTATGTACTTGGCGTATGTTGCTCCACATTTTCCACTTCAAGCAAAAAAAGAGGATATAGAAAAATATAAGGACACTTATAAAGAGGGGTATGATGTTATTCGTAAAGCAAGATTTAAAAAGCAGCAAGAAATAGGATTATTTCCAGAAAATAGTAAGATAGCAGCACCTGTTTATCCAGATTGGGAATCTGTAAAAAATAAAGATGATGAAGCATTAAAAATGGCAGTTTATGCAGCTGTGGTAGATCGTTTAGACCAAAATATTGGGCGTTTAATGCAAAGTTTAAAAGAGGAAGGTATTGCAGATAATACGGTCGTTTTCTTTTTATCAGATAATGGTGCTGAACAAACAGGTTGGAATAAAACTCCAGAAGCCGAAATGGGCTCGAGGGATAGTAATATGGCTTATGGATTTTGGTATAATGTAAGTAATACTCCGTATCGTTTAGGAAAATCTCAAGAGCATGAAGGTGGAATTATAACCCCCTTAGTTATGCATTGGCCAGAAGGTATAAAAAACAAAGGAATAAGAATATCAGAAACAGCTCATATAAACGATTTAATGCCAACATGTCTTGAGTTAGCAGGTGCAAAATATCCTATAAAGTTTAAGGAAGTTGAACTTGATCCGTTGGATGGAAAAAGTATTTTACCGCTTTTAAAGGGAGAATTACAAGATAAAAATAGATTCTATTTTTGGGAACATATTGGAAATAAAGCGGTACGCAAAGGAAATTGGAAATTAGTGGCATTACATAAAAAGAAGTGGGAACTCTATAATCTAGAAAACGATCCTTTTGAAATTAATAATCTGATTAATAGTAAACCCAAAAAAGCAGAAGCTTTGTTGTTAGCCTATAAAAAATGGTCAAAAAAACATGGTGTACAACCTTGGCCTTTGGATAAATAG
- a CDS encoding glycoside hydrolase family 2 protein codes for MVNSFTIVKKSILRTSILIAFLCSIVTNLSYAQHNQKIPLNGEWSFKIDPYAQGESFKWFASNVNTDSWDTMAVPGNWDLVNEYAEYVGDAWYTRTFTVEEIQSTEQLRLVFQSVYNDSKIWVNGHLVGENNFGFLPFHFDITKFLNPEGENRLTVLVNNVFKSGAMWNWGGIRRPVWLELTPKTRIEFQHIDAIPDLKKGNAALNVKIVSSNSSDISKKVVYNINIKSNGKVVANGKVKATIPANTNKHIVNWSYKLSKSKVNLWHFDFPNLYESIVTLSENEEILHANSDRFGIRKIEIDGLQLLLNGESIRPVGFNVVPEDRFTGNTLPMERIKEDVDLMKSLGANMARLSHVNLPKEYIDYLDEKGILIFEEVGLWGKDVLVDPEHPKPKEWLRKIIEVKYNHPAIVGWSVGNEIGGLSKNPKAHSYIKGAIEMVKGLDPNRLATYASNTAAGSPNDAAKYTDLVLINAYKNWGNRLDRTWKNHKKPIFMSEFGEVLNSEDPSLGNIPAEKIMNELRNKEYVLGGSLWTFNDYRSDYHGVDGWKTPPSQNRAWGVVTSFRDKKKGFYSIQKEFSPIKKLVVSSINTTNGTAKVTIQPREKLDVPANVLRNYKVQYTLFNSDFKPVETKTQLVKTIFPGDKAFDVFLEWSAKENLSMIEVSFLDPQGYKVHTDLIKFQVPEQPVITFVNTANSGIRIFYDKSKDAEAYYVRYGKDSLTFNTKETTNNFIDVEDKKIKQGQVWKYQLIAVNNRGESIPSKAKELTKDEDELPPIIWNTKHTQNGVFIAYSVSPYDYLYEIVYGTSPNKYDYKLTTKVQGVLNIPNIKKGTPIYFKMRVIKQWGFASEWTQELKSE; via the coding sequence ATGGTAAATAGTTTCACAATTGTTAAAAAATCAATTTTAAGAACTTCTATTTTAATAGCATTTTTATGTTCTATTGTAACAAATTTAAGTTATGCACAACACAATCAAAAAATACCATTAAATGGGGAGTGGTCTTTTAAAATAGATCCGTATGCACAAGGAGAATCTTTTAAATGGTTTGCAAGTAATGTAAATACTGATTCTTGGGATACTATGGCTGTTCCTGGAAACTGGGATTTGGTAAATGAATATGCCGAATATGTGGGAGATGCTTGGTATACCAGAACTTTTACTGTTGAAGAAATACAAAGTACAGAGCAATTGCGTTTAGTATTTCAATCTGTTTATAACGATTCAAAAATCTGGGTAAATGGACATTTAGTAGGTGAAAATAATTTTGGTTTTTTACCTTTTCATTTTGATATAACAAAGTTTTTAAATCCAGAGGGTGAAAATAGGTTAACAGTATTGGTTAATAACGTTTTTAAAAGTGGAGCTATGTGGAATTGGGGTGGTATTAGACGACCTGTTTGGTTGGAGTTAACACCTAAAACACGTATTGAATTTCAGCATATAGATGCTATTCCAGATTTAAAAAAAGGGAATGCAGCATTAAACGTAAAAATAGTTAGTAGTAATTCTAGCGATATTTCTAAAAAGGTAGTTTATAATATAAATATTAAAAGTAATGGAAAGGTTGTAGCTAATGGTAAAGTAAAAGCAACAATACCTGCAAATACAAATAAACACATTGTTAATTGGTCTTATAAGTTATCAAAATCTAAAGTTAATTTATGGCATTTTGATTTTCCTAATTTATATGAATCTATAGTTACTTTATCTGAAAATGAAGAAATTTTACATGCAAACTCTGATAGATTTGGTATTCGAAAAATAGAAATAGATGGATTACAATTACTTTTAAATGGTGAAAGTATTCGTCCTGTAGGATTTAATGTGGTTCCAGAAGATAGATTTACAGGTAATACGCTACCTATGGAACGTATTAAAGAAGATGTAGATTTAATGAAAAGTTTGGGAGCAAATATGGCTCGACTAAGTCATGTAAATTTACCTAAAGAATATATAGATTATTTGGATGAAAAAGGAATTTTAATTTTTGAAGAAGTTGGACTTTGGGGGAAAGATGTATTAGTAGATCCTGAACATCCAAAACCAAAAGAATGGTTGCGTAAAATTATTGAAGTAAAATACAATCATCCAGCAATTGTAGGTTGGAGTGTAGGGAATGAAATAGGGGGTTTGTCTAAAAATCCAAAAGCACACAGCTATATAAAAGGAGCCATCGAAATGGTAAAAGGTTTAGACCCTAATAGATTAGCGACTTACGCTTCTAATACGGCTGCAGGTTCTCCTAATGATGCCGCAAAATATACCGATTTAGTTTTGATAAATGCTTATAAAAATTGGGGAAATAGATTAGATCGTACATGGAAAAATCATAAGAAACCAATTTTCATGTCTGAGTTTGGTGAAGTGCTAAATTCTGAAGATCCAAGTTTAGGTAATATTCCTGCTGAAAAAATAATGAATGAGCTACGAAATAAAGAATATGTTTTAGGAGGTTCTTTATGGACTTTTAATGATTATAGAAGTGATTATCACGGTGTAGATGGGTGGAAAACACCTCCTTCACAAAATAGAGCTTGGGGAGTTGTAACATCTTTTAGAGATAAGAAAAAGGGGTTTTATAGTATTCAAAAAGAATTTAGTCCGATAAAAAAATTAGTTGTGTCTTCTATAAATACAACAAATGGAACTGCTAAAGTAACCATTCAACCAAGAGAAAAGTTAGACGTTCCTGCAAATGTATTGAGAAACTATAAAGTACAGTATACTCTTTTTAATTCGGATTTTAAGCCAGTTGAAACAAAAACACAACTTGTTAAAACTATTTTTCCTGGAGATAAAGCATTTGATGTTTTTTTAGAATGGAGTGCTAAAGAAAACTTAAGTATGATAGAAGTTAGTTTCTTAGATCCGCAAGGTTATAAAGTTCATACAGACCTTATAAAGTTTCAAGTTCCTGAGCAGCCTGTCATAACATTTGTAAATACAGCCAACAGTGGTATTCGTATTTTTTATGATAAAAGTAAAGATGCAGAAGCGTATTATGTTCGATATGGAAAAGATAGTTTAACTTTTAATACTAAAGAAACAACCAATAATTTTATTGATGTTGAGGATAAAAAAATAAAACAAGGTCAGGTGTGGAAATATCAACTCATCGCTGTAAACAATAGAGGAGAGAGTATTCCTTCTAAAGCAAAAGAACTAACAAAAGATGAAGATGAATTACCACCAATTATTTGGAATACAAAACATACCCAAAATGGTGTTTTTATAGCTTATAGTGTAAGTCCATACGATTATTTATATGAAATAGTTTATGGTACAAGTCCTAATAAGTATGATTATAAATTAACAACCAAAGTACAAGGAGTGCTTAATATTCCTAATATTAAAAAAGGAACTCCTATTTATTTTAAAATGAGAGTTATTAAACAATGGGGATTTGCCAGCGAGTGGACACAAGAGTTAAAAAGTGAATAA